GCAAACAGGTTTTTAATTACCAATCAGTATAATTGATATTATGATATATGGCTGCTTTTGTCAAATACCCATTCCCTTTATATTGCAGTGTTATAACTACATTTTCAAATATTACTCATACGATTGAAATAAATCCATTGACATAGATTGTTATTATGGGATATATTTATCAGGCAATTTAACATACTGATCGGTACACAAAAAAACCTCGATAGGATTGGTGCATAAAATGGAAAAATTGATAGCAAAAAAAGCGGTCCATAACGAAGCAGCGGCGAATGCGTCACAGGGGACGGTGAGCACGGCCGAATCCGGTAATCGTATGCCTCTGACTCGTTACGTTACGTTATTGTTTGCGACTGCTTGCGGTATGTCAGTTGCCAATATCTACTTCGCTCAGCCGCTGCTCGATGAGCTGTCGAACGAGTTCAACATGGATTATTCCATTATTGGAATTCTGATTACCGTCACACAGATCTTTTATGCATTGGGACTGCTGCTGCTGGTGCCTCTAGGGGATTTACTGAACCAGCGTCGATTAATTATCGCTCAAATGGCGATCTCCATGGCGGCTCTCGTTATCGTTGGAACTGCTTCGTCCGGCACGATGCTCTTTGCAGGTTTGGCTTTGGTCGGATTGCTTGCCGTAGTAACGCAGACGATTGTGGCGTTCGTGGCGACCATAGCTGCTCCTGCTGAACGAGGGCGTGCCGTAGGTATGGTAACCAGTGGAATTGTGATTGGGATCCTTCTTGCTCGAACCATTTCAGGGGTTTTGAAGGATCTTGCAGGATGGCGTTCGGTTTATTTGGTTTCTGCTGCGTTGATGCTGCTCATGGTTTACGCATTATATAAGGTGCTGCCCAATGTTGAGCGTAAAGTAAAAACTCTTCCCTATTCTCAACTGCTTAAGTCGGTACTGATGTTGTTCCTGCAAGAACGGTTATTACGAATCCGCGCTGTTTTAGCTATGCTGATTTTTACCGCTTTCAGCATTTTGTGGACACCATTGGTGCTGCCTCTTAGCGCGCCGCCACTATCCCTTTCGCACTCTGCCATCGGGGCGTTTGGTCTCGTGGGCGTCGTGGGTGCATTGGCTGCAGCAAAGGCCGGTAAGCTAGCCGATCGAGGTTACGGCCAAAGAACGACGGGAATTGCATTGTCCCTGCTATTGCTGTCATGGCTGCCGATCAGCTACACGGAACAGTCCCTGTTTGCCTTAGTCATTGGTATTATTCTGCTGGACTTGGCGGTACAGGCGGTGCATGTCACGAATCAAAGTATGATATTTGTATTGCGCCCACAAGCGCGCAGTCGCATGGTTGCCGGGTATATGATTTTTTATTCCATCGGAAGTGCCGCCGGTTCCATTGCTTCGACCCATATCTATGCACAGTATGGCTGGCATGGAGTTTGCTTGCTTGGAGCCTCCGTCAGCGCTGTTGCTCTTATATTTTGGGTTATGACCAAAGGCGTTAAGGGCAATTACGGTTACTAAAATCTAAAGGAGAGTATTTCCTAGAGGCTGGCATTACTTCGTTTGTAGAAACTAAGCGGATGTTCACACAGGTGAAGTGAAGAGTCATGTCCCAGTTGTTGCGAAAAGTATTAGAAGAAATTGTTCTTACTGATAAAGTGGGACCCTTCATGTGTTTGTAGGCGGGCATCATCGGAAGGATTATGCGGCATCTTCGCCGACGGTTGTGATGTCCGCATGCCTTTCCTTAGAATAGCAAAAGACACGCCGGTATGGGCGTGCCTTCATTAATCTTTCCTTATGGTGTTTTCCCCAGGATCACTTCGCCTGTCGCCCTATTCCAGGACATCGGAATGCCAAGCTTTGATGTGATCAACTCCAATGGAAACATGCTCGAATCAGCCAGGAATGGAATGCTGGCATTATCTCGCGTCACCTTCCCGTTCACCAATACAACTGCAGGATCACTGGACTTAATGGATACGGTATT
Above is a window of Paenibacillus sp. FSL K6-1330 DNA encoding:
- a CDS encoding MFS transporter, whose amino-acid sequence is MPLTRYVTLLFATACGMSVANIYFAQPLLDELSNEFNMDYSIIGILITVTQIFYALGLLLLVPLGDLLNQRRLIIAQMAISMAALVIVGTASSGTMLFAGLALVGLLAVVTQTIVAFVATIAAPAERGRAVGMVTSGIVIGILLARTISGVLKDLAGWRSVYLVSAALMLLMVYALYKVLPNVERKVKTLPYSQLLKSVLMLFLQERLLRIRAVLAMLIFTAFSILWTPLVLPLSAPPLSLSHSAIGAFGLVGVVGALAAAKAGKLADRGYGQRTTGIALSLLLLSWLPISYTEQSLFALVIGIILLDLAVQAVHVTNQSMIFVLRPQARSRMVAGYMIFYSIGSAAGSIASTHIYAQYGWHGVCLLGASVSAVALIFWVMTKGVKGNYGY